One Diospyros lotus cultivar Yz01 chromosome 1, ASM1463336v1, whole genome shotgun sequence genomic window carries:
- the LOC127813243 gene encoding THO complex subunit 7A-like, with translation MLAKGRKVAGRGEAIAAHYAFGPQEDDIIIKHRLLTRTTTTRGEPPLKKLQKKFTSFALEIEKDADNYSDCERLAKAFLQELTTFELPLLKSQAVMDANLREKENFNELKDEINRQILQAQAEIEDLKKQLEESKIERQHKEECEAIRRLISMQPPRSQTQKILTELEKEIAMLEAENTAGSRTLELRKKQFALLLHVVDELQNTIEEDQKSLVEEMRIALDEQRNLVEDASGISEAMAVD, from the exons ATGTTGGCAAAAGGTAGGAAAGTTGCTGGCAGGGGGGAAGCAATAGCCGCGCATTATGCTTTTGGACCACAAGaggatgatataataataaagcaCAGGCTTCTTACCCGCACAACTACTACAAGGGGTGAACCCCCATTGAAGAAACTCCAGAAGAAGTTTACCTCTTTTGCACTTGAGATTGAGAAGGATGCAGATAACTATAGTGACTGTGAAAGACTTGCTAAAGCCTTTTTACAGGAGTTAACAACTTTTGAACTTCCACTTCTTAAGAGCCAAGCAGTTATGGATGCAAATCTTAGAGAGAAGGAAAACTTCAATGAGttaaaagatgagataaacaggCAGATTCTGCAAGCACAAGCTGAAATTGAGGATCTGAAGAAACAACTGGAAGAAAGCAAAATTGAAAGGCAGCACAAAGAAGAGTGTGAGGCAATCAGGAGGTTAATTTCCATGCAGCCACCACGATCACAGACACAAAAGATTTTGACAGAACTGGAAAAAGAGATTGCAATGTTGGAGGCAGAGAACACAGCTGGTTCAAGAACACTGGAGCTTCGGAAGAAACAGTTTGCTCTTTTATTGCATGTG GTGGATGAGTTGCAGAACACCATAGAGGAAGATCAAAAGAGCTTGGTTGAGGAGATGAGAATAGCACTGGACGAGCAAAGGAATCTAGTGGAGGATGCTAGTGGGATTTCGGAAGCCATGGCTGTTGACTAG